In Pseudomonas sp. R76, one genomic interval encodes:
- a CDS encoding PAS domain S-box protein: MINAKLMQMVINASNDGIVVAEREGKDKPLIYVNPAFERQTGYTLDEILYQDCRFLQAGDRDQPALIAIREALDSGASCREILRNYRKDGTLFWNELSLSAVYNEADKQTYYVGVQKDVTVQVKAQQRVTQLEAQVAQLKAQLAALKTTSGNN; encoded by the coding sequence ATGATCAACGCCAAGCTGATGCAGATGGTCATCAATGCCTCCAACGACGGCATCGTCGTCGCCGAACGAGAAGGCAAAGACAAACCGCTGATCTACGTCAACCCTGCCTTCGAACGGCAGACCGGCTACACCCTCGACGAAATCCTCTATCAGGACTGCCGCTTCCTGCAGGCAGGCGACCGTGACCAGCCGGCACTGATAGCGATTCGTGAGGCGCTCGACAGTGGCGCCTCGTGCCGGGAAATCCTGCGCAACTATCGCAAGGACGGTACGCTGTTCTGGAACGAACTGTCGCTTTCGGCGGTTTATAACGAGGCCGACAAGCAGACGTATTATGTTGGCGTGCAAAAAGATGTCACCGTCCAGGTCAAAGCGCAGCAGCGTGTCACCCAGCTGGAAGCGCAAGTGGCGCAACTTAAAGCGCAATTGGCGGCGCTCAAAACGACGAGCGGAAATAACTAA